In Bythopirellula goksoeyrii, a single window of DNA contains:
- a CDS encoding pectate lyase family protein, protein MPLCIQCLSQAQLPAFPGAEGVAKNITGGRGGDVYKVTNLNDAGAGSLRYGIQNAPASGRTIVFDVAGTINLASSLDFNGKDNITIAGQTAPGGGITLSGNRLRINPLFNGNSIVDPISNVVVQFLRVRPSEAADNADGVWVQTADDVIVDHVTTSWSVDESISVTHDSDNVTVQWSTMTQGLLSHSYGSLLNGGTYTYAHNLYAHNRSRNPRLQQSQDMIMELDFVNNVIYNPGDRFAYGGDEYSVNWVGNYGIRGPETGDTNHAFARDTDMESSFFVEGNLMDNNTDGMINGVVPVLEGGSHEAAMFRTGADYTLLGSRVPIPEANVTSAQQAYVQVLSRAGATNFRDAHDRDMIRDVINQQPGQISSESEWGSLPSLPTGTPAADTNNDGVPDTWALSAYGDASTPLNTTYASSGYTYLEEYIHSLTPYAYMPTNTQSHTITTGYGLGGDAQVNENGGTSAISSGDGTGNALNALWDGASGSKNQAILLKFDLSEIAPGTVKEAVLELTAAEAVVGTHTFKVYGLEHDGDDWDWDESTVDFADAPGLAFDGNSRTLGIDPRYTADGEPSEKDNFPLDTPGVYSLGEFSIDSLVAGETASFEGLNLAVMLNLAAYYEGSPHAGLVTLILEQTNATGTNDATFFSHEGDALLAPRLILDATLATPTVVENADFDGDGDVDGRDFLIWQRGAGSVGSPSTGDANGDGNVDAIDLGVWQDQYGPTNLGVAAQVVPEPTGMTLMVINLLVWLKTRSTSWHV, encoded by the coding sequence ATGCCACTCTGTATTCAGTGCTTATCGCAGGCCCAACTGCCCGCATTTCCAGGAGCGGAAGGAGTTGCGAAGAACATCACCGGCGGACGGGGCGGGGATGTGTATAAGGTGACCAATCTCAACGATGCTGGCGCGGGAAGTTTACGCTATGGTATCCAGAATGCGCCTGCCTCTGGCCGGACGATTGTATTCGATGTCGCAGGTACGATCAATTTGGCAAGCAGTCTCGACTTCAATGGCAAGGATAACATAACGATCGCTGGGCAAACGGCGCCAGGAGGTGGCATCACGCTGTCGGGAAATCGACTTCGGATCAACCCGTTGTTCAACGGTAATAGCATCGTTGACCCAATAAGTAATGTGGTAGTGCAATTCCTTCGAGTGAGACCGAGTGAAGCTGCTGATAACGCTGACGGAGTTTGGGTGCAGACGGCCGACGATGTGATTGTCGATCACGTAACTACTTCCTGGTCTGTCGACGAGAGTATATCCGTGACTCACGATTCGGATAACGTGACCGTTCAATGGTCGACAATGACGCAGGGACTGCTTAGTCACAGCTATGGTTCGCTTCTCAACGGTGGCACTTACACATACGCGCACAACCTCTACGCCCACAACAGAAGTCGAAACCCGCGACTGCAACAAAGCCAAGACATGATTATGGAACTGGATTTCGTCAACAACGTGATTTACAACCCAGGTGACCGGTTCGCGTACGGTGGCGATGAATACTCGGTGAACTGGGTGGGAAACTATGGTATTCGCGGTCCTGAAACAGGAGATACAAATCATGCCTTTGCCAGAGATACCGACATGGAATCGAGCTTCTTTGTCGAAGGCAACTTGATGGATAACAACACCGATGGAATGATCAATGGGGTTGTTCCCGTTCTCGAAGGTGGTAGTCACGAGGCGGCAATGTTCCGCACCGGCGCTGACTACACACTTTTGGGCTCGCGAGTTCCCATACCGGAAGCCAACGTAACGTCTGCTCAACAGGCTTACGTACAGGTTCTCAGTCGTGCTGGGGCAACAAACTTCCGCGATGCGCACGATCGCGATATGATTCGCGACGTCATAAATCAACAGCCAGGACAGATCAGCTCCGAGAGCGAGTGGGGATCGCTGCCTTCGCTGCCGACAGGTACACCTGCTGCCGACACCAACAACGACGGTGTCCCGGATACCTGGGCATTGTCCGCCTATGGCGATGCCTCAACGCCACTAAACACGACTTACGCATCGTCTGGCTACACCTACTTGGAGGAGTACATTCACTCGCTCACACCTTATGCCTACATGCCTACAAACACTCAATCTCACACTATTACAACAGGATATGGATTGGGTGGCGACGCTCAGGTGAACGAGAATGGGGGCACGAGCGCCATAAGCAGTGGTGATGGAACAGGAAACGCGCTCAATGCACTTTGGGACGGTGCTAGTGGTTCGAAGAATCAGGCGATTTTACTGAAATTTGACCTCTCAGAAATCGCTCCCGGCACAGTAAAAGAAGCTGTGCTGGAATTGACTGCAGCCGAGGCTGTCGTCGGCACACACACATTTAAAGTGTACGGACTGGAGCATGATGGTGACGACTGGGACTGGGATGAGTCAACTGTAGATTTTGCTGATGCACCTGGTCTGGCATTCGATGGCAACAGCCGCACACTCGGTATCGATCCTCGCTATACTGCCGACGGCGAACCATCTGAAAAGGACAACTTTCCGTTAGACACACCGGGGGTCTATTCGCTGGGCGAATTTTCGATTGATTCCCTAGTCGCAGGAGAAACGGCTTCTTTCGAGGGTTTGAATTTAGCGGTGATGTTGAACTTAGCTGCTTACTATGAGGGATCACCGCACGCAGGCTTGGTTACACTAATCCTGGAGCAGACGAACGCCACGGGAACGAACGACGCCACGTTCTTTTCTCACGAAGGCGATGCACTGTTGGCACCTCGACTCATTCTGGATGCCACTCTGGCAACGCCGACTGTTGTAGAAAATGCCGACTTCGATGGAGATGGTGACGTAGACGGTCGCGATTTTCTCATTTGGCAACGGGGCGCCGGCAGCGTCGGTTCACCGTCCACAGGAGATGCCAATGGTGATGGCAATGTGGATGCTATCGATTTAGGGGTCTGGCAAGATCAGTACGGCCCTACTAACTTGGGGGTCGCAGCCCAGGTAGTACCGGAACCCACTGGGATGACTCTCATGGTGATCAACTTATTGGTCTGGTTAAAAACTAGAAGTACGAGCTGGCATGTGTGA
- a CDS encoding dockerin type I domain-containing protein codes for MLSFSSASSYGRCSLGVTFLLVSSVSVSWAQLPFFPGAEGYGGSFSGTAPAAGWFSNATVYRVTNLNDSGAGSLRGAFQENSTNKIIIFDVAGTINLTSDNLDIKNLSNYYIAGQTAPGPVTVYGDMVQLTHSGGKENRNVILRYMSFRKGTGDNSDSITFAGSGLGTNMILDHVSASWSEDEILSVANNNTNVTVQYSTIHDALVSNHAYGSLIRPRISSQVTFHHNLYAHNASRQARFGTYNGETLTADFRNNVVYNFRDRASYTGGSSESDQEKSDINYVGNYIVAGPGTQGNPNVAFSVDKNVDTRVYQSGNFIDPDKDAVLDGSNTGMAMFVINNQTDQTLEFMGSPFATPPVATQTATDAYHQIVDYVGNWWWARDAIDSRVIGNVTNFTGVPLGAAAPNASELNGLLAAPMTSHPVGYDADNDGMADAWETLHGGNLVWNADFDNDGYINLIEFINEKGEFPAPAPIVFNGGFNNRYAHIMNWKTDDGGITAGSNWQPSKYDLAVIETGSVVVDAVGQHAGMLLVAPNAGNNATLSINSGWLNAAERVEVGSAMGEGTLVMGASGTLFAPMVSVGAMGELSGSGEIIGNVLNEGLVSPGASPGTMDLSGNFVQNAGGTLKMEIASTSSFDKLIIGGTLMAGGTLDIDLLSFTPEAGNSFDLFDFSNSIGAFVLDLPGLTSGLAWDDSNLLTSGVLSVVASVVENADFDEDGEVDGRDFLIWQRGFGSAGSLATGDANNDGSVDAIDLGIWQNQYGTSVALASAHAVPEPVGLTLLLCALGAFFQLRSDRSC; via the coding sequence ATGCTTAGTTTTTCAAGTGCAAGTTCTTATGGGCGTTGTTCGCTGGGCGTTACTTTCTTGCTAGTTAGTTCGGTGTCAGTCAGCTGGGCCCAACTGCCTTTTTTTCCTGGTGCTGAAGGTTACGGTGGTTCTTTTTCAGGCACCGCACCAGCGGCTGGCTGGTTTTCTAATGCCACTGTGTATCGTGTGACCAACTTGAATGACAGTGGTGCAGGTTCATTGCGCGGTGCATTTCAAGAGAATAGTACGAACAAGATTATCATTTTCGATGTCGCAGGCACGATTAACCTAACCTCAGATAACCTCGATATCAAAAATCTTTCCAACTATTACATCGCCGGCCAAACTGCGCCTGGGCCCGTAACTGTCTATGGGGATATGGTGCAATTGACACATAGCGGAGGTAAGGAAAACCGCAATGTTATATTGCGTTACATGTCATTTCGCAAGGGAACAGGTGATAATTCAGATTCCATCACATTTGCAGGAAGTGGATTGGGAACCAACATGATTCTTGATCACGTGTCCGCATCTTGGTCGGAAGATGAGATTCTTTCAGTGGCGAACAACAATACCAATGTTACCGTCCAGTATTCAACGATTCATGATGCGTTGGTGAGTAATCATGCTTATGGTTCGCTGATACGTCCTCGGATCAGCTCACAAGTTACTTTTCATCATAATCTGTATGCCCACAACGCCAGTCGGCAGGCGCGGTTCGGAACTTATAACGGGGAGACCTTGACGGCGGACTTCCGCAATAATGTCGTCTACAACTTTCGCGATCGAGCCAGCTATACCGGTGGCAGCAGCGAATCAGATCAAGAGAAATCTGATATCAACTATGTCGGCAACTACATCGTGGCAGGACCTGGCACGCAAGGTAATCCGAATGTTGCTTTCAGCGTCGATAAGAATGTCGATACGCGAGTCTATCAATCGGGCAATTTTATCGATCCCGATAAGGACGCAGTGCTTGATGGGTCCAACACGGGCATGGCGATGTTTGTGATTAATAATCAGACCGACCAGACACTTGAGTTTATGGGGTCCCCTTTTGCAACACCGCCCGTTGCAACTCAAACGGCTACAGATGCTTATCATCAAATCGTCGACTACGTGGGGAATTGGTGGTGGGCTCGTGATGCGATTGATAGTCGTGTGATTGGAAATGTGACCAATTTCACGGGAGTTCCTCTGGGGGCTGCGGCCCCTAATGCAAGTGAACTCAATGGACTGCTCGCGGCCCCGATGACTTCGCACCCCGTTGGTTACGACGCCGACAACGATGGCATGGCTGATGCATGGGAGACTCTGCACGGTGGAAATCTGGTATGGAACGCCGACTTCGACAACGATGGATACATTAACCTCATCGAGTTCATTAACGAGAAGGGAGAGTTTCCTGCTCCCGCACCGATCGTGTTTAACGGCGGGTTCAATAATCGCTACGCCCATATCATGAACTGGAAAACTGATGACGGCGGCATTACTGCCGGTTCCAATTGGCAGCCTTCTAAGTACGACTTGGCCGTAATCGAGACGGGCTCGGTCGTGGTGGATGCCGTCGGCCAACACGCCGGAATGCTGCTGGTGGCTCCCAATGCGGGCAATAACGCAACCTTGAGCATTAACAGTGGATGGCTCAACGCAGCCGAGAGGGTCGAGGTCGGCTCCGCCATGGGTGAGGGTACCCTAGTGATGGGTGCTTCGGGGACTTTGTTTGCTCCGATGGTCTCGGTTGGAGCGATGGGTGAGCTTAGCGGCAGCGGAGAGATCATCGGCAATGTCCTCAATGAAGGTCTTGTCTCGCCCGGTGCTTCGCCAGGCACAATGGATCTCTCAGGCAATTTCGTTCAAAACGCTGGCGGCACGCTCAAGATGGAAATCGCGTCGACTTCCAGCTTTGACAAACTCATCATCGGCGGGACGCTGATGGCGGGAGGAACTCTGGATATCGACCTCTTGAGTTTTACTCCCGAAGCGGGTAACTCTTTTGATCTGTTCGATTTCTCAAATTCAATCGGCGCTTTTGTCCTCGATCTACCAGGACTTACTAGTGGACTGGCTTGGGATGATTCCAATCTGCTCACTAGCGGTGTCCTCTCGGTCGTTGCGTCAGTGGTCGAGAACGCTGACTTCGATGAGGATGGAGAGGTCGATGGACGAGATTTTCTCATCTGGCAGCGTGGGTTCGGCAGTGCCGGCTCGCTAGCCACGGGGGATGCCAACAACGATGGGAGCGTCGACGCCATTGATTTGGGGATCTGGCAGAATCAGTACGGCACATCGGTAGCTCTAGCCTCTGCTCACGCCGTGCCTGAACCAGTTGGGTTGACGTTGCTGCTCTGCGCTTTGGGAGCGTTTTTCCAACTAAGATCCGATCGAAGTTGCTGA
- a CDS encoding right-handed parallel beta-helix repeat-containing protein, with the protein MRQLFFKFVVVLCCAVGIASTDAAEFYISPGGSNGNNGSQGSPWGTFDYAIDRINPGDTLFVRGGTYSLNSRIQIRSDEGGTSNNPINIWSYPGESPVLDFDSMSNGSWGQSSGRGIQIDDGADWLHIKGLTIQNARDNGIWSGANNGIIEQVVTRWNGDSGVQLSGFAAYNQIINTDSYENYDPSSNGENADGFAIKFEDLGPGNSVRGSRAWGNSDDGWDMWGSNGGALVEDSWSFDNGKLLPQFFDKDALEDNDLTAGNFQGDATGFKLGQDGGAHVLNRVLAWENKNGIDINGNGTGVIVNNSVGFNNTRNWYFDETASETDNLHILKNNISYDGNSSDVFLSGVIHSFNTWNGIPVNSADFLSLDDAIARGPRNPDGSLPTSDFLRLASDSNLIDAGTDVGLPFNDSAPDLGAFETSPIVFAAGDFNEDGFVDSTDLISWQAGYGTPSGAAHGDGDADEDGDVDGIDFLVWQREYAPALPLVSNAVAVPEPTTLLFVIVATFALCIQRPAGF; encoded by the coding sequence ATGAGGCAGTTGTTTTTTAAGTTCGTGGTCGTATTGTGCTGCGCAGTGGGTATTGCTTCGACAGATGCGGCAGAATTCTACATCTCCCCAGGGGGGAGCAATGGTAACAATGGTTCCCAGGGCAGTCCTTGGGGGACCTTTGACTACGCAATCGATCGCATCAACCCTGGTGACACTCTGTTCGTGCGCGGCGGTACTTACAGTCTCAATAGCCGAATCCAGATTCGTAGCGACGAAGGCGGCACTAGTAACAATCCCATCAACATCTGGTCCTATCCTGGTGAATCGCCTGTTTTGGACTTCGACTCGATGTCAAACGGCTCATGGGGGCAATCGAGTGGAAGAGGCATCCAAATTGATGACGGCGCTGATTGGCTGCATATCAAGGGACTTACAATCCAAAACGCCAGAGACAATGGCATCTGGAGCGGGGCGAACAACGGCATCATCGAGCAAGTTGTCACGCGCTGGAACGGCGACTCGGGAGTTCAATTGAGTGGGTTCGCTGCGTACAACCAGATTATCAATACCGACTCCTACGAAAACTATGACCCTTCGTCCAACGGCGAGAATGCCGACGGGTTTGCTATCAAATTCGAAGACCTTGGGCCGGGCAACTCGGTGCGAGGAAGCCGGGCCTGGGGGAATTCCGACGATGGCTGGGACATGTGGGGAAGCAATGGCGGAGCCCTGGTCGAAGATTCCTGGTCGTTCGACAACGGCAAATTACTGCCCCAGTTCTTCGACAAGGATGCACTCGAAGACAATGACCTGACGGCAGGCAACTTTCAAGGAGATGCGACTGGCTTCAAGCTTGGCCAGGATGGCGGCGCGCATGTGCTCAACCGCGTGCTGGCTTGGGAGAATAAGAACGGCATCGATATTAACGGCAACGGCACCGGTGTGATCGTCAACAATTCGGTTGGCTTCAACAACACGAGAAATTGGTATTTTGATGAGACGGCCTCCGAGACGGATAATCTGCACATTCTGAAGAATAACATCTCCTATGATGGCAATAGTAGCGATGTGTTTCTTTCGGGAGTAATCCACTCGTTCAACACTTGGAATGGTATCCCTGTGAATAGTGCTGATTTTCTTTCGCTAGACGACGCGATCGCCCGAGGTCCTCGGAATCCTGATGGGAGCTTGCCGACAAGCGATTTTCTTAGATTAGCCTCTGACAGCAACCTGATCGACGCAGGAACCGATGTTGGTCTTCCTTTCAATGATTCTGCACCTGATTTGGGGGCGTTTGAAACGTCGCCAATTGTGTTTGCAGCAGGTGATTTTAACGAAGACGGTTTCGTCGACTCGACGGATCTTATCAGTTGGCAAGCAGGCTATGGCACTCCAAGTGGTGCGGCTCATGGTGATGGCGATGCGGATGAAGATGGCGACGTCGACGGGATTGATTTTCTGGTGTGGCAACGCGAATACGCTCCCGCCTTGCCTCTTGTTTCAAATGCGGTCGCAGTACCGGAACCTACCACACTTTTATTCGTTATTGTGGCGACGTTTGCACTATGCATTCAACGTCCTGCTGGTTTTTAG
- a CDS encoding pectate lyase family protein: protein MASIRNRDCPSRRVPWGSPWRLGVMLCVVMVTFIDQVSAAGLTAFPGAVGQGAASTGGRGGDVYHVTNLEDYKPHEDKKIPGSLRHAIRSAEAPRTIVFDVGGPILLKAPLQILKSDLTIAGQTAPGDGVTLWGYPLEISRGKDVVIRYLRVRLGDFHARVGDSKKLHPYKGNGDLDSSSANAINVGGDCERVILDHISASWGIDETLSVTKCRDVTVQNCIIALSLNDSFHPKGRHGYGTLIRGELTPEDQAAGVGGFTFYQNLWAHHRARNPSIGGQQRLDPGQSEADRRRTDVNLVNNVIYDWLDQPTHRSGKGEIRVNLIGNYYINGPAKDADRVFNEDDPAQTLVYQRENWIDHDQDSEHNGTQIATEKQIARTFRKLGPEDQLLSSNDDSPFPFLKDLGKNLYPAEAAYENALDSVGCSLNRDTADRALLETVISRSGRLIDSQEELRDKSGNLPGIDDIVPEERAKDFDTDGDGMPNTFELENKLNPNDPADGNGKKLSDVGYTNLEVYLARVATSRN, encoded by the coding sequence ATGGCATCCATTCGAAACAGAGATTGTCCGAGTCGCCGAGTACCCTGGGGCAGCCCTTGGCGGCTCGGGGTGATGTTGTGCGTTGTGATGGTCACTTTCATCGACCAGGTTAGTGCTGCCGGGCTTACAGCCTTTCCTGGAGCTGTGGGGCAAGGAGCGGCTTCGACAGGTGGACGGGGCGGTGATGTTTACCACGTCACCAATCTCGAAGATTATAAGCCTCATGAGGATAAAAAGATCCCAGGAAGTCTTCGCCACGCGATTCGGTCCGCCGAAGCGCCTCGCACGATCGTGTTTGACGTGGGAGGGCCAATACTGTTAAAGGCACCGCTGCAGATACTCAAGAGCGATCTCACAATTGCTGGACAAACTGCGCCGGGGGATGGGGTTACGCTGTGGGGATATCCGTTAGAGATTTCCCGAGGGAAGGATGTCGTCATTCGCTATCTGCGAGTGCGGCTGGGCGATTTTCATGCAAGGGTAGGGGATAGCAAGAAACTCCATCCCTACAAGGGCAATGGCGATCTCGACTCTAGCAGTGCAAACGCCATCAATGTGGGAGGAGACTGCGAGCGCGTGATCCTAGATCACATTTCGGCTAGTTGGGGAATCGACGAAACTCTCTCGGTGACAAAGTGCCGTGACGTCACCGTACAAAATTGCATTATTGCCTTGAGTCTCAACGATTCGTTTCACCCCAAAGGTCGGCACGGATATGGGACCCTGATACGCGGCGAATTAACGCCTGAAGACCAAGCCGCTGGAGTGGGGGGATTTACTTTCTATCAGAATCTGTGGGCACACCATCGTGCTCGTAATCCTTCGATTGGTGGCCAACAGCGACTCGATCCGGGACAAAGCGAAGCGGATCGTCGCCGGACCGACGTTAATCTGGTGAACAATGTGATCTACGATTGGCTTGATCAGCCAACTCACCGTAGTGGAAAAGGAGAGATTCGAGTCAACCTGATCGGAAACTATTACATCAACGGTCCCGCGAAAGATGCAGATCGAGTCTTCAACGAAGATGATCCGGCACAAACACTCGTTTATCAAAGAGAAAACTGGATCGATCATGATCAGGACTCTGAGCACAACGGCACTCAGATAGCGACTGAGAAGCAAATCGCTAGAACTTTCCGCAAACTTGGGCCGGAAGATCAGTTGCTGAGCAGCAATGACGATTCTCCATTTCCGTTTCTGAAAGACCTTGGAAAGAACTTATATCCTGCAGAAGCCGCCTATGAGAATGCTTTGGATTCGGTTGGGTGTTCATTGAATCGTGATACAGCAGACCGGGCTCTTCTCGAAACAGTTATATCGCGTAGTGGAAGGTTGATTGATTCTCAAGAGGAGCTTCGCGACAAGTCGGGTAACCTACCCGGGATCGATGATATAGTGCCTGAGGAGAGAGCGAAGGATTTTGATACCGATGGAGATGGGATGCCCAACACTTTTGAGTTGGAGAATAAGCTCAATCCCAACGACCCCGCGGATGGTAATGGAAAAAAATTGAGCGATGTAGGGTACACCAATTTGGAAGTGTATCTTGCCAGAGTGGCGACCAGCAGGAACTGA
- a CDS encoding PEP-CTERM sorting domain-containing protein: MKFEYCSTLATRLFAGALACCSLATMANAAIVVSDTWRDGTDTDPAAPAYSENGVDSDVDGDVESVWYEGGGGTLDPVGAGGPLRGTVSTSSSSWTTYFTPEGNEVNLANTGDSVKVTWAFSMDAINASNTSQNLRIALVDSPAASRLVASGAPGSDAYNGYGMFINMGQTLGRDSAFRLMERSGASGNILSSSGDWATVADAPGISTGNAGYTDGATYTLEMTITRAAGNLLDVTSTMTGAGLNGTGSVSVSSSGLAPNNGSFLFDTFSLRPSNAVTTAQVFDTSLFQVEFTAIPEPASLVLVGLSGLALICRRQR; this comes from the coding sequence ATGAAATTTGAGTATTGTTCGACTCTTGCTACGCGACTCTTCGCAGGCGCCTTGGCGTGCTGCAGCTTGGCTACTATGGCCAATGCTGCGATCGTCGTCAGTGATACCTGGCGAGACGGTACCGACACAGATCCAGCGGCTCCGGCGTATTCCGAAAATGGTGTCGACAGCGATGTTGATGGCGATGTCGAGTCAGTTTGGTACGAAGGTGGTGGCGGAACACTAGACCCTGTTGGCGCTGGAGGGCCCCTTCGAGGAACTGTTAGTACAAGTTCTTCGAGTTGGACGACTTACTTCACGCCAGAAGGCAATGAAGTCAACCTAGCTAACACTGGCGACTCCGTCAAAGTGACATGGGCATTCTCAATGGACGCTATCAACGCCTCAAATACTAGTCAAAACTTGAGAATCGCTTTAGTTGATAGTCCAGCCGCAAGTCGGCTTGTTGCAAGTGGGGCTCCGGGCTCTGACGCCTACAATGGTTATGGAATGTTCATCAACATGGGGCAAACTCTTGGACGTGACTCTGCCTTTCGTCTCATGGAAAGATCAGGAGCAAGCGGGAATATCTTAAGCTCTTCTGGCGATTGGGCGACGGTTGCTGATGCCCCCGGAATTTCAACTGGTAATGCTGGGTATACTGACGGAGCAACGTACACATTAGAAATGACCATCACACGTGCTGCTGGCAATCTGCTAGATGTGACATCTACTATGACAGGTGCAGGACTTAACGGAACTGGTAGCGTCTCAGTCAGCTCTTCAGGGCTCGCTCCAAACAATGGAAGTTTCCTGTTCGACACTTTTAGCCTTCGTCCTTCGAATGCAGTTACGACTGCGCAAGTTTTCGATACCAGCCTGTTTCAGGTCGAGTTCACGGCTATTCCTGAACCTGCCTCGCTAGTCCTCGTAGGCTTGAGTGGTCTGGCATTGATTTGCCGTCGCCAGCGCTGA
- a CDS encoding FecR domain-containing protein — translation MTENELSVEVLSLSLRCQQGVASEEDRARLEYLLSDSEQARLIYSGVVSDTVTLSEVANKNAMLFPSGENAEDVSGAVSPVALGKDLRPVRKGSWQFLLALAALVLIATWAVATFSEKESRNVAQHPARPLARIVHLEEVQWHAGSVEYDEWSAVNSGDTLKFDSGMLELVVEDSIQVVIQGPAEFELVSSEKAIARSGKLAARIGEEGIGFEIETPHAHVVDQGTAFSISVSPDKQTDVVVYEGMVDLAARDNSKADLEERPTYRRLQSGEGLRVDSQGGLNRITSVGARDFLPPLRLGREAVRPSRLIASVTDNVSSMDTSKYYRVMGKGFAEDCLSYVDRLHQWNGIDHRGIPAFLRGADYVMTFNDDKVLGDLQIAIEVTQPVSMYVLWDDRIESPEWLTKDFSDTGWDIGLDEGYNDRVPDKSRKTAIGSGKSVDFVFSIWKQDVMQASTVLLGSVQQDHIDEIPREVSQSMYSIAVAPLRGQGYNASK, via the coding sequence ATGACTGAAAATGAATTATCAGTTGAAGTATTATCCCTCAGCTTGCGATGCCAACAGGGTGTTGCCAGCGAGGAAGATCGTGCGCGGCTTGAATATTTATTGAGTGATTCCGAACAAGCTCGCCTAATTTATTCAGGTGTCGTTTCGGATACGGTCACCCTTTCTGAAGTGGCCAATAAGAACGCAATGTTGTTCCCCAGTGGGGAAAATGCTGAGGATGTTTCGGGGGCGGTCTCGCCTGTTGCATTGGGAAAGGACCTACGCCCCGTGCGTAAAGGTTCCTGGCAGTTCTTGTTAGCACTAGCGGCCTTGGTGTTGATCGCTACTTGGGCTGTAGCAACATTCAGTGAGAAAGAGTCTCGAAATGTCGCTCAGCATCCAGCAAGACCTCTGGCACGAATTGTCCATCTGGAAGAAGTTCAGTGGCATGCTGGCTCGGTAGAGTATGACGAATGGTCGGCGGTAAACTCTGGGGATACTCTGAAGTTTGATTCGGGGATGTTGGAGTTGGTCGTCGAGGACTCGATTCAGGTTGTCATTCAAGGCCCTGCAGAGTTTGAGTTGGTTTCTTCGGAAAAAGCGATTGCCCGTTCGGGAAAACTCGCAGCTCGCATTGGGGAAGAAGGTATTGGATTTGAAATCGAAACGCCTCATGCCCATGTTGTTGACCAGGGGACTGCATTTAGCATTTCGGTTTCACCTGATAAGCAGACCGACGTGGTCGTCTACGAAGGGATGGTTGATTTGGCGGCCCGAGATAATAGCAAAGCCGATCTTGAGGAGAGGCCCACTTATCGGAGGCTTCAGTCGGGAGAGGGGTTGCGAGTCGATAGCCAGGGTGGTCTCAATCGTATCACTTCGGTGGGAGCTCGTGATTTTCTCCCTCCATTGCGACTAGGGCGCGAAGCGGTGCGACCCTCACGCTTGATTGCGTCTGTGACCGACAACGTTTCCTCGATGGATACCTCGAAATACTATCGTGTGATGGGAAAAGGCTTTGCAGAGGATTGCTTGAGCTATGTGGACCGTTTACATCAATGGAACGGCATCGATCATCGTGGTATCCCCGCGTTTCTACGTGGCGCAGACTATGTGATGACATTTAATGACGACAAAGTACTTGGTGATCTTCAGATTGCTATTGAGGTGACTCAGCCTGTATCCATGTATGTGCTGTGGGATGACCGGATCGAATCCCCTGAGTGGCTTACGAAGGATTTCTCTGACACTGGTTGGGACATTGGTTTGGATGAAGGTTACAACGATCGCGTGCCGGACAAGTCGCGAAAGACGGCAATCGGTTCGGGAAAGAGTGTTGATTTTGTGTTTTCGATTTGGAAACAAGATGTCATGCAGGCCTCGACAGTTTTGCTCGGATCGGTGCAGCAAGACCACATTGACGAGATACCTCGCGAGGTCTCTCAAAGCATGTACAGCATTGCTGTTGCGCCGTTGCGTGGTCAGGGTTACAATGCATCGAAATAG
- a CDS encoding helix-turn-helix transcriptional regulator, translating to MLENSCTQADADDALKVVRLLKTRSGEALVWEQVEKVLLSEDGSSDSEESTDSLASREYESAQANPCCCSHSVADEDGHSLVRYDDDRLHKALLFIHRHLDESIRVQDITREVCVSRRWLEYAFRAAFGITPFQYLRCVRLELARLQLIREPQSKVHQIAMNTGFSSARQFTMTFRQYFGYSPSVCRSQGDGEFSAGYGPLAEAC from the coding sequence ATGTTAGAGAATTCTTGTACTCAAGCCGATGCGGATGATGCCTTGAAAGTGGTTCGTTTGCTAAAAACTCGCTCGGGTGAAGCACTTGTATGGGAGCAAGTTGAAAAAGTTCTCCTCTCTGAAGATGGATCCAGCGATTCTGAAGAGTCGACCGACTCGTTGGCTTCGCGAGAGTACGAGTCTGCCCAGGCTAATCCCTGCTGTTGTTCTCATAGTGTTGCTGATGAGGATGGGCATTCTTTGGTCCGATATGATGACGATCGACTTCATAAGGCTCTGCTTTTTATCCATCGGCATCTTGATGAATCCATTAGGGTTCAGGATATTACAAGAGAGGTGTGCGTGTCACGGCGGTGGCTGGAATATGCTTTCCGTGCGGCGTTCGGAATCACACCGTTTCAATATTTGCGTTGTGTTCGACTGGAATTAGCTCGCCTACAGTTGATAAGAGAGCCTCAGAGCAAAGTTCATCAAATTGCTATGAATACGGGTTTCTCTTCCGCGAGACAGTTTACGATGACCTTTCGGCAGTATTTTGGGTATAGCCCCAGTGTATGTCGCAGCCAGGGGGATGGTGAGTTTTCAGCAGGGTATGGTCCACTTGCTGAAGCGTGCTGA